In Zingiber officinale cultivar Zhangliang chromosome 8B, Zo_v1.1, whole genome shotgun sequence, a single genomic region encodes these proteins:
- the LOC122015732 gene encoding subtilisin-like protease SBT4.3 yields MKAQRKKKEIGAEARASRKVKQCGRRNARSLLPGVVVVEQRRGGRARKGEENCPLAVRANRRERGRRRGEVSGTRVYIVYMGAQHSSQYPTYELHLNLLKEIFVNCSPSESLVYSYQRSFSGFAAKLSIDEAEKLNDMEGIVSVFPSKTLKLRTTRSWDFLNLSQRVNRNLTLESDIIIGMIDTGIWPESKSFSGQGLRPPPRKWKGACVNMTCNNKIIGARYYNSLGDYMFSEPSPRDFQGHGTHTASIAAGRTVSHASLYGLAKGMARGAVPSARLAVYKVCWWFGCTDQDILAAFDDAISDGVDIISLSVAYAIAADYFQDSIAIGAFHAMANGILTSTAAGNAGPYRGTVSNVAPWTLVAAASSIDRHIIDKVVTGNHVSTLGASVNTFATKNRDDHPLIYMQGNATILPGDCTALPDINMVKGKIVLCKYFYDEIFSTGIKGLIFIDDSSLDVSFIYPVPFITVSSVDGLNLLNYINNTKNPVANIHKSEEVFDSEAPLVASFSSRGPNTITPDILKPDISAPGIDILAAWSRVAPVSGIINDTRVVKYNIISGTSMACPHVTGVAAYVKSFHPNWSPTAIMSALMTTAKPMYPSARQDELSYGAGQLNPVKAVDPGLVYDAGASDYVQMLCNSAYNETMIKMVTGDASSCSASSKGTVRDLNYPSMALHVQSGKAFAAKFLRTVTNVGGARRCRYKAEVWADHRLNVAVNPSKLKFSELKEKRQFTVSVSGGPLPGNSTAPATVIWSDGEHQVRSVMVVYTD; encoded by the exons ATGAAGGCgcagagaaagaagaaggaaatcggggcagaggctagggctTCGAGGAAGGTAAAGCAGTGCGGGCGCCGCAATGCTCGCTCTCTGTTGCCTGGCGTCGTCGTCGTCGAGCAGAGGAGAGGAGGGCGTGCACGCAAGGGAGAAGAAAACTGCCCGCTTGCGGTTAGGGCAAATCGGCGCGAGAGGGGAAGAAGGCGCGGCGAGGTGTCGGGCACGAGG GTATATATTGTGTATATGGGAGCTCAACACTCATCTCAGTACCCAACCTATGAACTCCATCTTAATTTGCTTAAAGAAATTTTTGTGAACTG CTCGCCTAGTGAGTCTTTGGTGTATAGTTACCAGAGGAGTTTTAGTGGATTTGCTGCCAAACTTTCTATAGACGAGGCAGAAAAATTGAACG ACATGGAGGGAATAGTTTCAGTGTTTCCTAGTAAAACCCTGAAGCTTCGCACGACGAGATCATGGGATTTCCTTAACTTATCGCAGAGAGTAAACAGGAATCTTACACTGGAAAGTGACATCATCATTGGAATGATTGATACCGGAATCTGGCCGGAATCTAAATCCTTCAGCGGTCAGGGATTGAGACCTCCACCGAGGAAATGGAAGGGTGCTTGCGTAAATATGACATGCAACAA taaaatcaTCGGGGCGCGCTATTACAATAGCTTAGGCGATTACATGTTTAGCGAGCCATCGCCACGCGACTTTCAAGGTCATGGGACTCACACAGCTTCCATCGCTGCCGGTCGAACAGTCTCCCATGCCAGCCTCTACGGCCTCGCCAAGGGCATGGCTAGGGGGGCCGTGCCGTCAGCGAGGCTCGCGGTGTACAAGGTGTGCTGGTGGTTCGGGTGCACCGATCAAGACATCTTGGCGGCATTTGACGATGCAATCTCCGACGGTGTCGACATCATCTCCCTGTCTGTCGCCTATGCCATCGCCGCGGATTACTTCCAAGACTCGATAGCGATTGGCGCCTTCCATGCCATGGCAAACGGGATTTTGACGTCGACAGCCGCAGGGAATGCAGGGCCATACCGTGGCACGGTCAGCAACGTGGCACCGTGGACGTTGGTGGCGGCGGCGAGCAGTATCGATAGGCACATCATTGACAAGGTGGTCACCGGAAATCATGTGTCCACTTTG GGAGCTTCTGTGAACACGTTTGCGACAAAAAATAGGGATGATCATCCCTTGATCTACATGCAGGGAAATGCAACTATTTTACCAGG GGATTGCACTGCTTTGCCAGATATAAACATGGTGAAAGGGAAGATTGTTCTCTGCAAGTACTTCTATGACGAAATTTTTAGTACAGGCATTAAAGGATTGATATTTATAGATGACTCTTCACTTGACGTTTCCTTCATATACCCAGTTCCATTCATTACAGTCAGTTCCGTGGATGGGTTAAACCTTTTGAACTACATAAACAACACTAA AAATCCTGTGGCTAACATCCACAAAAGTGAAGAAGTTTTTGACTCCGAGGCTCCCCTGGTTGCTTCGTTCTCATCGAGAGGCCCAAACACCATCACCCCTGACATCCTGAAG CCTGATATAAGTGCTCCAGGAATTGACATTTTGGCCGCCTGGTCACGGGTTGCACCAGTGTCAGGCATCATCAACGACACAAGGGTCGTAAAGTACAACATAATCTCGGGCACTTCCATGGCTTGTCCCCACGTAACCGGCGTCGCCGCCTACGTCAAGTCTTTCCACCCAAATTGGTCGCCGACAGCCATCATGTCGGCGCTCATGACGACAG CCAAACCGATGTATCCTTCGGCCCGCCAAGACGAATTATCGTATGGAGCTGGCCAACTGAACCCGGTGAAGGCCGTCGACCCAGGTCTTGTCTATGACGCTGGTGCCAGTGACTACGTGCAAATGCTCTGTAACTCGGCCTACAACGAAACCATGATCAAGATGGTCACCGGCGACGCCAGTTCCTGCTCTGCCAGCAGCAAAGGAACGGTGAGGGATCTCAATTACCCTTCCATGGCCTTACATGTTCAGTCCGGCAAAGCCTTTGCCGCGAAGTTCTTGAGAACAGTGACCAACGTCGGCGGCGCCCGACGCTGCAGGTACAAGGCGGAGGTCTGGGCTGATCACAGACTTAATGTGGCAGTGAATCCTAGTAAGTTGAAGTTTTCGGAGTTGAAGGAGAAGAGACAGTTCACTGTGTCGGTTTCAGGCGGGCCATTGCCAGGGAACTCGACAGCGCCGGCGACGGTCATTTGGTCGGACGGGGAGCATCAAGTGAGGAGTGTGATGGTTGTCTACACGGATTAG